The genomic segment TCGCCCAACCGGAGCCGCGCTGCGCGAAACGAAGTCGAACAACTTTCGGCGCAGGGGGTCACTCATCGATGCGACCGCAGAGATGTCGTTCATGTGAGTTCGTGCATCCATGTATGCATCATATCTCTAAAACGGAGTATCTTGACAGAAGAAAGGTGGAGCTTCTACAGTCAGTACTACTAGCCGGGAATTGCGAAGGAAAAGAGAAACCATGCCAAACTCCGAAGGTTTTGTCATCGTAGGAGCCGGGCTCGCCGGCGCCTCCGCAGCACGAGGGCTGCGCGAGGGCGGCTTCCTCGGCCGCATCCGACTCATCGGCGCCGAAGCGCATCGACCGTACATCCGTCCACCGTTGTCGAAGGACTACCTCAGCGGTTCAGCTGAGAGAGAGTCAGTCTTCGTCGACTCCGAGGCTTGGTACGTCGAAAACAACATCGAACTGTTTCAGAACGCGACGGTGACTGCACTAGATCTTGCAGAGCACCTCGTTCACATCGACGACACTGCCACAATCGGATACGACAAGTTACTGCTCGCCACGGGCTCCGCAGCGCGACGACTAACGATTCCGAACGCTGACCTGGGCGGCGTGCACTACCTGCGCACCCTTGACGATGCTGAGACCCTGCACCCCATGCTGGCACAGGGCGGACAGCGGCTCGTCCTGATCGGATCCGGCTGGATCGGTATGGAGGTAGCGGCGACTGCGCGAACCCTCGGCAATGAGGTCACGGTTCTGGAGCGCGACCCGATTCCTCTGGCGAACGCGCTGGGCGATGAACTTGGAACGATGTTCGCCGATCTGCACAAAGAGAACGGCGTCTATCTTCGACCCTCCGTCGTTGTGGAGAGTATTGCAGGCGTTGACGGGCGGGTAACCGGCGTTGTACTCGAGGGGGGCGAAGTGGTTCCCGCCGACCTGGTGCTCGTCGGAGTCGGGGCGATTCCGAACATTGGGCTTGCGAAAGTGGCCGGCCTCGCCATTTACAACGGTGTACTGGTGGATGCGGCTCTCCAGACAAGCGAGCCGAACATCTATGCGGCCGGCGATATCGCGAACGCGTATCACCCGGTGGCCGGGATGCACCTGCGCAGCGAGCACTGGGCGAACGCCCTGAACGGCGGCCTTGCCGCCGCCCGTTCAATGCTCGGCGAAGAGGTGTCGTACGACAACATCCCCTACTTCTACACGGACCAATTCGATCTCGGCATGGAATATTCGGGGTTCGGCCCCCTGACCCGTGGAGCGGAGGTCGTTTACCGCGGAGACCGCGCAGGCCGCGAGTTCATCGCGTTCTGGCTGGCTGGTGGTCGTGTGGTCGCTGGAATGAATGTGAATGTCTGGGATGTGAATGAAGCGGTGCAGGGCATCATCCGCCGAGCCAACCCGGTCGATCCCGCTCGGCTTGTTGATGAAAACGTGCCGTTGGACGAGCTATGACTAGGGAAATCACCGAAGACATCCCGATCCCAAGTCGACGCTGGGCTTCGAGTGTCGCGAGCAACACAGGTCTGGGCCGTGCAGTCGATGCTGCGCGGGTGTTCTTCGAGGTCGAGACGACAATACCGACCCGCCACGGACTTTTTGTATTCCGCGCCTACCGAGACGTGATCACCGGCAGTGAACACCTCGCGATCATTTCTGGTATTCCGGCCGACGGTGCACTCGTACGAGTGCACTCGGAGTGTTTGACCGGCGAAGCGTTTAGTTCACACAAGTGCGAGTGCGGACCCCAACTCGATACCGCGCTGCAGACCATTCACGAGAACGGAGGAGTTGTGATTTACATGCGTGGTCACGAAGGCCGTGGGATCGGGCTCATCAACAAACTGAAGGCTTACCGCCTCCAAGAAGACGGCCTCGACACGTTCGACGCCAACCTCGTGCTCGGTCTCCCTGCTGACGACCGCGATTATTCTGCCGCCGCCGCGATCCTTGATGATCTCGGGATCGGTGCGGTACGCCTGCTCACAAATAACCCTGACAAGGTTCATCAGCTTGTTGAGCACGGTATCACTGTGCTCGAACGAAAACCTCTTATCGTCGGGCTACATAGTCACAACGCCGGGTACTTGAGAATAAAACGCGACCGCATGGGACATCTGCTCGGCTCGCTCTGACCCGGACAGGAAGTCTGACGAGTGGGGGAGTATCTCAGTGGTGTTTCCGTAGGTTCTCATTGGTAGGACTTTGTGTTCGGCCAACGGTCCTGAAATGTAATGGCGAATGTTTTGAGAGCTGGCTTCCAACGTAGCGTCCACAGTGCTCGGTTTACTCCCGTCGGGTCCAGTGCGCCCGTATAGTGAAGTGAGACAAGTGCTAGGCGAATCTGCGATACCCGCATCCCCAAAACAATGCTCTCTCGCTCATCGGCTTCATTGACGAGCACTACAGCGTCTACGAAGTCATCGAAATGACCCGTCGAGTGCTCCCACTTCGTCACTACGAAACCCTGACCCTCGGCATAGTCTCCACGAATCGGAGGTAAGGCCACGTTCAGCTTCGCTGGATACGGTGGAAATCATGACCTACGCGCTTCGCTCCCTCGACGCTCTCGATCTTCCCGAGGTGCTCACGCTCAACAACGAGGCGGTTCCCGCCGTCAATGCTCTTGACGCTGATTCGCTCGCAGCCCTCGTAGCTACTGCTGCACACTCGGTCGTGGTCACGATGGTGGGGGATGTGCGGACCGTGGTTGGTTTCGTGATCGGCTTTGCCCCATTCGCCGAGTACGCGAGCGAGAG from the Cryobacterium sp. CG_9.6 genome contains:
- a CDS encoding FAD-dependent oxidoreductase, with protein sequence MPNSEGFVIVGAGLAGASAARGLREGGFLGRIRLIGAEAHRPYIRPPLSKDYLSGSAERESVFVDSEAWYVENNIELFQNATVTALDLAEHLVHIDDTATIGYDKLLLATGSAARRLTIPNADLGGVHYLRTLDDAETLHPMLAQGGQRLVLIGSGWIGMEVAATARTLGNEVTVLERDPIPLANALGDELGTMFADLHKENGVYLRPSVVVESIAGVDGRVTGVVLEGGEVVPADLVLVGVGAIPNIGLAKVAGLAIYNGVLVDAALQTSEPNIYAAGDIANAYHPVAGMHLRSEHWANALNGGLAAARSMLGEEVSYDNIPYFYTDQFDLGMEYSGFGPLTRGAEVVYRGDRAGREFIAFWLAGGRVVAGMNVNVWDVNEAVQGIIRRANPVDPARLVDENVPLDEL